A genomic window from Plasmodium coatneyi strain Hackeri chromosome 13, complete sequence includes:
- a CDS encoding Histidine-rich knob protein-like protein KPRPC: MAIFKGYNATEKINISQFLCRTFFVTLLIWFLNCSNYQKCDGRSDLQSELKPTTSRSLSVVRRMGKYNPPLRTRVVKEVTRGGFKEYEEKYESKHYTLKENVDEKNKDCDEKYEAANYGFREKCPYEVNPYTGANGPDILLLKKRFHETLNRDEDDDDDDEALLSSKLPGSLDACEGGYGGKKKRRSKADDEYPTIIKEYEEVGAQGYNRGPGGRGKGKKRPTPHGPDAEEYPEEDMGAYGPPPRAGRPVKVTEPDDDEMMAYGPPTRGRGPVKTGQHGAPGPSKDPFKDQPHGNFKKGQAPTVHQGPKQPTNGPKPPVNQQAPPKPTVSQQAPPKPTVSQQAPPKPTVNEPPKKESKKDKSKKDKSKKNKK, encoded by the exons ATGGCTATTTTTAAGGGATACAACGCTACTGAGAAAATTAACATTTCTCAGTTTCTCTGCAGAACATTTTTTGTCACTCTTCTAATTTGGTTCCTAAATTGTTCTAATTAc caaaaaTGTGACGGGAGGAGTGACCTTCAGAGTGAGCTGAAGCCCACTACCAGCAGATCCTTATCAGTAGTACGAAGAATGGGAAAGTACAACCCTCCACTCAGAACCCGCGTAGTAAAGGAAGTTACCCGTGGAGGCTTTAAAGagtatgaagaaaaatatgaatccAAGCATTACACATTAAAGGAAAAcgtggatgaaaaaaataaggattGTGATGAAAAGTACGAAGCAGCCAATTACGGATTCAGAGAAAAGTGCCCCTACGAAGTGAACCCATATACTGGTGCAAATGGACCtgatattttattattgAAAAAGAGATTCCATGAGACTTTGAACAGagatgaagatgatgatgatgacgatgaagCGTTACTAAGTAGTAAGCTACCAGGTTCATTAGACGCATGCGAAGGAGGAtatggtggaaaaaaaaaaagacgttcCAAGGCAGACGATGAATATCCTACtataataaaagaatacGAAGAAGTTGGCGCACAAGGATATAATAGAGGCCCTGGAGGACgaggcaaaggaaaaaaacgcccAACACCACATGGTCCAGACGCAGAAGAATACCCAGAAGAAGATATGGGAGCATACGGACCACCACCAAGAGCAGGACGCCCAGTTAAAGTAACAGAACCTGATGATGATGAAATGATGGCCTATGGACCACCTACAAGAGGAAGAGGCCCAGTTAAAACGGGACAACATGGCGCACCGGGTCCATCAAAAGATCCCTTTAAGGACCAACCACATGGAAATTTCAAGAAAGGACAAGCACCAACAGTACACCAGGGACCAAAGCAACCAACCAACGGACCCAAGCCCCCCGTAAATCAACAAGCCCCACCTAAACCAACCGTAAGTCAACAAGCCCCACCTAAACCAACCGTAAGTCAACAAGCCCCACCTAAGCCAACCGTAAATGAACCACCCAAAAAGGAATCTAAAAAGGATAAATCCAAAAAGGACAAAtctaagaaaaataaaaaatga